GTCCCCATCTCCAGGTACCTCCcgacccccccccgacccccccattCCCACCTCCAGggaccccccgacccccccccaacccctctgacccccccatccccatctccagggacccccccgacccccccaacccctctgaccccccccatccccttctccaggtgcccccccgaccccccagcctgaccccccccccctttcccccccccccaggtgctgcGGCTGCTGAACCTGTCGctggccccgcggccgcccccccgcgcccccccggccccccccggttTCCCGGCGCTGCGGGAGCTGAGcctggcgggggccggggggggggtgggggccgcgctgctgcggcggctgctgggggggtccccccgCCTGCGGCACCTCGACCTGCGCGACTGcgcccgcctgcccccccccgcgctgccccccctgccctgccccggtgAGCGGGGGGCGTGGGGGCGGGCGGGGttggactgggacggactgggagggactgggagggactgggaggggctgggatggacTGGGTTGTACTGGGTTAGACTGGGTTAGAGTGGGacggactgggagggactgggttatactgggagggatTGGGTTAGACTGGGAGGGACTGCGAGGGGCTGGGTTgtactgggttatactgggagggactgggttagactgggttatactgggttatactgggttatactgggaggggctgggaggggctgggttatactgggttatactgggttaTACTAGGTTATACTGGCAGGGACTGCGttagactgggagggactgggttatactgggttagactgggttgtactgggttatactgggagaGACTGCGTtaaactgggagggactgggaggggctgggttatactgggttatgctgggagggactgggttatactgggaggggctgggaggggctgggttatactgggttatactgggttaTGCTGGAgggactgggttatactgggaggggctgggaggggttgGGTTATACTGGGTTAGACTGGGTTagactgggttatactgggagagcctgggttatactgggttatactgggttatactgggaggggctgggttgtactgggttatactgggttgtactgggttagactgggagggactgagttatactgggaggggctgggttatactgggttaGACTAGGTTGTACTGGGTTAGACTGGGAGCGACTGGGttagactgggagggactgggttgtactgggttatactgggttagactgggttatactgggttatactgggagaGCCTGGGTTATACTGGGTTATAGTGGGttagactgggagggactgggttagactgggagggactgggaggggctgggttatactgggttatagtgggttatactgggaggggctgggttatactgggttatactgggttaTATTGGGAGgggctgggttatactgggaggggctgggttatactgggttgtactgggttatactgggagggactgggttagactgggagggactgggaggggctgggttatactgggttatactgggttatgctgggagggactgggttatactgggagggactgggttatactgggaggggctgggaggggctgggttatactgggttatactgggttgtactgggaggggctgggaggggttgggttatactgggttatactgggttatactgggagggactgggttatactgggaggggTTGGGAGGggctgggttatactgggttaGACTGGGTTAGATTGGGTTATACTGGGGTGGACtggactgggttatactgggatggACTTGGATGGATTGGGGCGGATTGGGAtggactgggttatactgggatggactggggtgGACTGGGTTATACGGGGATGGATTGGGACGGACTGAACTGGGTTACACTGGGATGGagtgggatgggctgggatggactgggttatactgggatggAGTGGGAGCGGATGGGAGgggctgggttatactgggatggactgggatggactggagTGGGTCatactgggatggactgggacggactgggatggactgggacagactgggaagcTGGGCTGAGctgtactgggctatactggggCGTACTGGGGAATACTGGGGTGTACTGGGAGACTGTACTGGGTTGTACTGGGCTGTAGTGGGGTGTACTGGGCTCTACTGGACTATACTGGGGTGTACTGAGaaatactgggctgtactgggaggctgtactgggctgtactgggctgtactgggacaTACTGGGTTATACGGGGACATACTGGGATGGACTGGACTGCACTGGGGCGGACCGGAATGGATTGGGATggactgggacagactgggaagctggactgggctgtactgagctatactggggtgtactggggAATACTGGGGTATACTGGGAGgttgtactgggctgtactggctTGTATTGGGTTATACTGGGGTGTACTGGGaaatactgggctgtactgggctgtactgggttgTACTGAGctgtactgggctatactggggtgtactgggaaatactgggctgtactggggtgtactgggttatactggggcATACTGGAaaatactgggctgtactgggaggctgTACTGGGAAATACTGGgttgtactgggctgtactgggttgTACTGGGTTGTACTGGAAGGTtagactgggctgtactgggctgtactgggctttGCTGGGGTGTACTGGGaaatactgggctgtactggggtgtactgggctgtactgggttgtactgggctgtactgggaggctgtactgggttgtactgggctgtactggggtgTACTGGGCTCTACGGGGCTATACTGGGGTGTACTGGGCTATGCTGGGCCGTACTGGGAGGCtagactgggctgtactgggctctACTGGGGCGTAGTGGGAAATACTGGGccgtactgggctgtactgggcaatactgggctgtactgggaggctgTACTGGGGTGTACTGGGGTGTACTGGGGTCTACTGGGCTCTACTGGGGCGTACTGGGaaatactgggctgtactgggaggctgtactgggctgtactgggttgTACGGGGTTGTACTGGGCTCTATTGGGCtctactgggctgtactgggaaatactgggctgtactgggagattgtactgggctgtactgggctgtactgagCTGTACTGGACTATACTGGGGCGTACTGGGaaatactgggctgtactgggaggctgtactgggttgtactgggctgtactgggctatactgggctatactgggctatactggggCGTAGTGGGAAATACTGGGccgtactgggctgtactgggctgtactggggtgTACTGGGGAATACTGGGGTATACTGGGAGATTGTACTGCGCTGTACTGGGTTGTattgggctgtactgggctgtactggcaTGTACTGGGaaatactgggctgtactgggaggctgTACTGGGCtctactgggctgtactggggcgTACTGGGAAATACTGGGGTATACTGGCACATACTGGGTTCTATGGGGCcatactgggccatactgggccGTACTGGGCTGTGCCGCGCCATGCCGCggtggccgtgccgtgccgtacCGCGCCGCGGTGGCCGTACCCTCCTTCTGtagccgcccgccgcgccgcggtGGCCACGCCACGAAGGGGCCGCGCCGTGGTGGCCGTACCCTCCTTCGGTAGCCACCCGCCGCGCTGCGGTGGCCACGCCACGAAGGGGCCCCGGCGCCTGCACCCGGCGCTgaggtccccccccccgcccccccggggggttcccggcagagctggagcagctgtaCCTGGGGCTCCGGCGCGGGGGCGAGCAGGTgccgggggggccggcgggggccgcggccgtGGCCTGGAAGTGGCGCCGCAGCCTGCGGGAGCTGGACTTGGCCGGTCGCGCCTTCGGCCAGCAGGACCTGGCCCGCGCCCTGGCCGCCTtcggcccccgctcccccctgcgCTCCCTCGACCTGGCCGCCACCAAGGTCACCCCCGGCGCGCTCAGGTCAGCACCCGGCGCCgggcggcggagggcggggggggaggggacgcggcggcgggggggggacacggggacgtggtggttgggggggggggtggcccctCTGTCCCTTGTGGGGTTGGCCTGGCGTCCCCCCGTCCCTCGGGGGTTGACCTGGTGTCCCCTCATCTCGTGTGGGTTGACctggtgtccccctgcccccatgGGTTGACCTGgtgtccctctgccccacacgGGTTGAcctggtgtcccctgtcccccatgggtTGACCTGgtgtccctctgccccacacgGGTTGAcctggtgtcccctgtccctcaTGGGTTGACCTGGTGTCCCCCCGTCCCTTGTGGGTTGATCTggcaccccgtgtcccccgtggGTTGACCTggcgtccccctgccccacacgggttgacctggtgtccccccatcccttgTGGGTTGACctggtgtccccctgtcccccatgggtTGACCTGGCGTCCCGTCCCCCGTGGGTTGACCTggtgtccccccagtccctcgCGGGTTGACCTGGCATCCCCCCGGTTCCTCATGGGTTGACctggtgtccccctgtcccccatgggtTGACCTGGCGTCCCCCCATCCCTTGTGGGTTGACCTGGTGTCCCCCGTCCCTAGTGGGTGGACCTGGCGTCCCCCCATCCCTCATGGGTTGACCTGGCGTCCACCCGGTTCCTCGTGGGTTGACCTGGCATCCCGTTCCCCATGGGTTGTCTGGCGCCCCGTGTCCCCTGTGGGTTGACCTGGCGTCCCCCCGTCCCCCATGGGTTGAcctggtgtcccctgtccctcaTGGGTTGACCTGGCGTCCCCCCCGTCTCTTGTGGGTTGACCTGGCGTCCCGTCCCCTGTGGGTTGA
The DNA window shown above is from Chroicocephalus ridibundus unplaced genomic scaffold, bChrRid1.1 SCAFFOLD_838, whole genome shotgun sequence and carries:
- the FBXL6 gene encoding F-box/LRR-repeat protein 6; the protein is PQVLRLLNLSLAPRPPPRAPPAPPGFPALRELSLAGAGGGVGAALLRRLLGGSPRLRHLDLRDCARLPPPALPPLPCPELEQLYLGLRRGGEQVPGGPAGAAAVAWKWRRSLRELDLAGRAFGQQDLARALAAFGPRSPLRSLDLAATKVTPGALSGLLACPDLTYLNLSSCRHLPRGTKRPHRGRQEVQRCLRLLADLPHGAPPEGRGEEGRKEESLGEEEPDEELEEEPPQWGTPQ